The Streptomyces sp. NBC_00670 genome window below encodes:
- the pyk gene encoding pyruvate kinase, translated as MRRSKIVCTLGPAVDSHEQLVALIEAGMNVARFNFSHGSHAEHQGRYDRVRAASQETGRAIGVLADLQGPKIRLETFAEGPVELVRGDEFTITTEDVPGDKSICGTTYKGLPGDVSKGDQILINDGNVELKVLDVEGPRVRSIVIEGGVISDHKGINLPGAAVNVPALSEKDIDDLRFALRMGCDLVALSFVRDADDVKDVHRVMDEEGRRVPVVAKVEKPQAVANMEAVVMAFDGVMVARGDLAVEYPLEKVPMVQKRLIELCRRNAKPVIVATQMMESMITNSRPTRAEASDVANAILDGADAVMLSAESSVGAYPVETVKTMSKIVAAAEEELLSKGLQPLVPGKKPRTQGGSVARAAAEIADFLGGKGLVAFTQSGDTARRLSRYRAAQPILAFTTDESTRNQLALSWGVESHVVPFVNTTDEMVDLVDQEMIRLKRFNAGDIVIVTAGSPPGVSGTTNMVRVLHLGEGDRG; from the coding sequence ATGCGCCGTTCGAAAATCGTCTGTACTCTCGGCCCCGCGGTCGACTCCCACGAGCAGCTCGTCGCGCTGATCGAGGCCGGCATGAACGTGGCCCGCTTCAACTTCAGCCACGGTTCGCACGCCGAGCACCAGGGGCGTTACGACCGCGTCCGCGCCGCCTCCCAGGAGACGGGCAGGGCCATCGGTGTCCTCGCCGACCTCCAGGGCCCGAAGATCCGGCTGGAGACCTTCGCCGAGGGCCCGGTCGAGCTGGTGCGCGGTGACGAGTTCACCATCACCACCGAGGACGTGCCGGGCGACAAGTCGATCTGCGGCACGACGTACAAGGGCCTGCCCGGCGACGTCTCCAAGGGCGACCAGATCCTGATCAACGACGGCAACGTCGAGCTGAAGGTCCTGGACGTCGAGGGCCCCCGGGTGCGCAGCATCGTCATCGAGGGCGGTGTCATCTCCGACCACAAGGGCATCAACCTGCCCGGCGCGGCGGTGAACGTCCCGGCGCTGTCCGAGAAGGACATCGACGACCTGCGCTTCGCGCTGCGCATGGGCTGCGACCTGGTGGCGCTCTCCTTCGTGCGCGACGCCGACGACGTCAAGGACGTGCACCGGGTCATGGACGAGGAGGGCCGCCGGGTCCCCGTCGTCGCCAAGGTCGAGAAGCCGCAGGCGGTGGCGAACATGGAGGCCGTCGTGATGGCCTTCGACGGCGTGATGGTGGCCCGCGGCGACCTTGCCGTGGAGTACCCGCTGGAGAAGGTCCCGATGGTGCAGAAGCGGCTCATCGAGCTGTGCCGCCGCAACGCCAAGCCGGTGATCGTGGCGACCCAGATGATGGAGTCGATGATCACCAACTCCCGGCCCACCCGCGCCGAGGCGTCCGACGTGGCCAACGCGATCCTGGACGGCGCGGACGCGGTGATGCTGTCGGCCGAGTCGAGCGTGGGCGCGTACCCGGTCGAGACGGTCAAGACGATGTCGAAGATCGTCGCCGCGGCCGAGGAGGAACTGCTCTCCAAGGGGCTTCAGCCGCTGGTCCCGGGCAAGAAGCCGCGCACGCAGGGCGGTTCGGTGGCCCGTGCGGCCGCCGAGATCGCCGACTTCCTGGGCGGCAAGGGGCTGGTGGCCTTCACCCAGTCCGGCGACACCGCCCGCCGGCTCTCCCGCTACCGCGCGGCCCAGCCGATCCTGGCCTTCACCACCGACGAGTCGACACGCAACCAGCTCGCGCTGAGCTGGGGCGTGGAGTCGCACGTGGTGCCGTTCGTGAACACCACGGACGAGATGGTCGACCTGGTCGACCAGGAGATGATCCGGCTCAAGCGGTTCAACGCCGGTGACATCGTGATCGTCACCGCCGGCTCCCCGCCCGGCGTCTCCGGCACCACCAACATGGTGCGCGTGCTCCACCTGGGCGAGGGGGACCGCGGCTAG
- a CDS encoding acetate kinase — MTATAPRTETASSNATRVLVLNSGSSSVKYQLLDMRDRSRLAVGLVERIGEQTSHLKHTRLATEGDADATRERSGPIADHEAALGAVAEELAADGLGLDSPDLAAIGHRVVHGGMFFTEPTVIDDAVLTEIERLIPVAPLHNPANLTGIRTALGLRPDLPQVAVFDTAFHTTMPEHAARYAIDTKIADRFRVRRYGFHGTSHAYVSRAAAKLLDRAPEDVNVIVLHLGNGASASAVRGGVCVDTSMGLTPLEGLVMGTRSGDMDPAVIFHLRRVGGMSMDEIDTLLNKRSGLFGLCGDNDMREIQRRIDAGDAQARLAFDLYVHRLRKYIGAYCAVLGRVDAVAFTAGVGENAAAVRRAAIEGLDVFGLAVDEERNAVRSGEARLISPDSARVAVAVVPTDEEMEIATQTYALVADGTALEDHT; from the coding sequence GTGACCGCGACAGCCCCCAGGACCGAGACAGCTTCCTCGAACGCGACCCGCGTCCTCGTCCTCAACTCCGGCTCCTCGTCGGTGAAGTACCAGCTCCTGGACATGCGCGACCGCAGCCGGCTCGCCGTCGGCCTGGTGGAGCGCATCGGCGAGCAGACCTCCCACCTCAAGCACACCCGGCTCGCCACGGAGGGCGACGCGGACGCCACCCGTGAGCGCAGCGGGCCGATCGCCGACCACGAGGCCGCGCTCGGCGCCGTCGCCGAGGAGCTCGCCGCCGACGGCCTCGGCCTGGACTCCCCCGACCTGGCCGCGATCGGGCACCGCGTGGTGCACGGCGGGATGTTCTTCACCGAGCCCACCGTGATCGACGACGCCGTGCTCACCGAGATCGAACGGCTGATCCCGGTGGCGCCGCTGCACAACCCGGCCAACCTCACCGGCATCCGCACCGCCCTGGGGCTGCGCCCGGACCTGCCGCAGGTCGCCGTGTTCGACACCGCGTTCCACACGACGATGCCGGAGCACGCCGCCCGCTACGCGATCGACACCAAGATCGCCGACCGGTTCCGGGTGCGCCGCTACGGCTTCCACGGCACCTCGCACGCCTACGTCTCCCGGGCCGCCGCGAAGCTGCTGGACAGGGCGCCCGAGGACGTCAACGTGATCGTGCTGCACCTGGGCAACGGGGCGTCTGCCTCGGCCGTGCGGGGCGGGGTGTGCGTGGACACCTCCATGGGGCTGACGCCTTTGGAGGGGCTGGTGATGGGTACCCGCTCGGGCGACATGGACCCCGCGGTCATCTTCCATCTGCGGCGGGTGGGCGGGATGTCCATGGACGAGATCGACACGCTCCTGAACAAGCGGAGCGGACTGTTCGGTCTCTGCGGCGACAACGACATGCGGGAGATCCAGCGGCGGATCGACGCGGGCGACGCGCAGGCGCGGCTCGCCTTCGACCTCTACGTCCACCGGCTGCGGAAGTACATCGGCGCGTACTGCGCGGTGCTCGGGCGGGTGGACGCGGTGGCCTTCACCGCGGGCGTGGGCGAGAACGCGGCGGCGGTGCGGCGGGCCGCGATCGAGGGCCTGGACGTCTTCGGCCTGGCGGTCGACGAGGAGCGCAACGCGGTGCGCTCCGGGGAGGCGCGGCTGATCTCGCCGGACTCCGCGCGGGTCGCCGTCGCCGTCGTACCCACCGACGAGGAGATGGAAATCGCCACCCAGACCTACGCATTGGTCGCGGACGGGACCGCCCTGGAGGACCACACCTGA
- the pta gene encoding phosphate acetyltransferase, with amino-acid sequence MTRSVYVTGIDRGDGRQVVELGVMELLTRRVDRVGVFRPLVHDGPDRMFELLRSRYRLAQDAATVYGMDYHEASALQAERGTDELVSTLVDRFHRVARDYDVVLVLGTDFAATQLPDELALNARLANEFGAPVIPVVGGRGQSAESVLAETRNAHRAYQGLGCDVLAMVANRVDRADRDLIAERLGPLLPVPGYVLPDEPALSAPTVAQITQALGATVVLGDDSGLARDALDFVFGGAMLPNLLPALTPGCLVVTPGDRADLVVGALAAHSAGTPPIAGVLLTLNEVPSPEILTLAARLAPGTPVLSVPGGSFPTAAELFSLEGKLNAATPRKAETALGLFERHVDTADLLTRVSAPSTGRVTPMMFEHELLEQARSDKRRVVLPEGTEERVLHAAEVLLRRGVCDLTLLGPVDAIRKKAADLGVDLGDALLIDPATSELRESFAQRYAAVRAHKGVTVELAYDVVSDVNYFGTLMVQEGLADGMVSGSVHSTAATIRPAFEIIKTRPDASIVSSVFFMCLADKVLVYGDCAVNPDPDAEQLADIATQSAATAARFGVSPRIAMLSYSTGSSGSGADVDKVREATELVRARRPDLRIEGPIQYDAAVEPSVAATKLPGSEVAGQATVLIFPDLNTGNNTYKAVQRSAGAIAVGPVLQGLRKPVNDLSRGALVGDIVNTVAITAIQAQTPAN; translated from the coding sequence GTGACGCGCAGCGTGTACGTGACCGGGATCGACCGCGGCGACGGCCGCCAGGTCGTCGAACTGGGGGTCATGGAGCTGCTGACCCGCCGGGTCGACCGGGTGGGCGTGTTCCGGCCACTCGTCCACGACGGCCCCGACCGCATGTTCGAGCTGCTGCGCTCCCGCTACCGGCTCGCCCAGGACGCGGCGACCGTCTACGGCATGGACTACCACGAGGCGTCCGCGCTCCAGGCCGAGCGCGGCACGGACGAGCTGGTCTCCACGCTCGTCGACCGGTTCCACCGGGTCGCCCGGGACTACGACGTCGTCCTCGTCCTCGGCACCGACTTCGCCGCCACGCAGCTCCCGGACGAGCTGGCGCTCAACGCCCGGCTCGCCAACGAGTTCGGCGCGCCGGTGATACCCGTGGTCGGCGGCCGGGGGCAGTCCGCCGAGTCCGTGCTCGCCGAGACCCGCAACGCCCACCGCGCCTACCAGGGCCTGGGCTGCGACGTGCTCGCCATGGTGGCCAACCGGGTGGACCGGGCCGACCGCGACCTCATCGCGGAGCGGCTCGGCCCGCTGCTCCCGGTGCCCGGCTACGTGCTGCCCGACGAGCCCGCGCTGTCCGCGCCGACCGTCGCGCAGATCACGCAGGCGCTCGGCGCCACGGTGGTGCTGGGCGACGACTCGGGGCTGGCCCGGGACGCGCTCGACTTCGTCTTCGGCGGCGCCATGCTGCCGAACCTGCTGCCCGCGCTGACCCCGGGCTGCCTGGTCGTCACGCCGGGGGACCGCGCGGACCTGGTCGTCGGGGCGCTCGCCGCGCACAGCGCCGGCACCCCGCCGATCGCGGGCGTGCTGCTCACCCTGAACGAGGTGCCGAGTCCGGAGATCCTCACCCTGGCCGCCCGCCTCGCGCCCGGCACCCCGGTGCTCTCCGTGCCCGGCGGCAGCTTCCCCACCGCCGCCGAGCTGTTCTCCCTGGAGGGCAAGCTGAACGCGGCCACCCCGCGCAAGGCGGAGACCGCGCTCGGTCTGTTCGAACGGCATGTCGACACCGCCGACCTGCTCACCCGGGTCTCGGCGCCGAGCACCGGCCGGGTCACGCCGATGATGTTCGAACACGAGCTGCTCGAACAGGCCCGCTCCGACAAGCGCCGGGTCGTGCTCCCGGAGGGCACCGAGGAGCGGGTGCTGCACGCTGCCGAGGTGCTGCTGCGCCGGGGCGTGTGCGACCTGACGCTGCTCGGCCCGGTGGACGCGATCCGCAAGAAGGCCGCCGACCTCGGCGTCGACCTCGGCGACGCACTGCTGATCGATCCGGCCACCTCCGAGCTGCGGGAGTCCTTCGCCCAGCGGTACGCCGCCGTGCGCGCCCACAAGGGGGTCACGGTCGAGCTGGCGTACGACGTCGTCTCGGACGTCAACTACTTCGGCACCCTGATGGTGCAGGAGGGGCTGGCCGACGGGATGGTGTCGGGGTCCGTGCACTCCACGGCGGCGACGATCCGGCCCGCGTTCGAGATCATCAAGACGCGGCCGGACGCCTCGATCGTCTCGTCGGTGTTCTTCATGTGCCTGGCCGACAAGGTGCTGGTCTACGGCGACTGCGCGGTCAACCCCGATCCCGACGCCGAGCAGCTGGCCGACATCGCCACGCAGTCGGCGGCCACGGCCGCGCGGTTCGGCGTGTCGCCGCGGATCGCGATGCTGTCGTACTCCACCGGCAGCTCGGGCTCCGGCGCGGACGTCGACAAGGTGCGCGAGGCGACCGAGCTGGTCCGCGCGCGCCGGCCCGATCTGCGGATCGAGGGGCCGATCCAGTACGACGCCGCGGTGGAGCCCTCGGTCGCGGCGACCAAGCTGCCCGGATCCGAGGTGGCCGGGCAGGCGACGGTGCTGATCTTCCCGGACCTGAACACCGGCAACAACACCTACAAGGCCGTGCAGCGCTCGGCCGGCGCGATCGCCGTCGGACCGGTCCTCCAGGGGCTGCGCAAGCCGGTCAACGACCTGTCCCGCGGGGCCTTGGTCGGCGACATCGTGAACACCGTCGCCATCACCGCGATCCAGGCGCAGACCCCGGCGAACTGA
- a CDS encoding ATP-dependent 6-phosphofructokinase: MRIGVLTAGGDCPGLNAVIRSVVHRAVAQYDDEVIGFEDGYAGLLDGHYRTLDLNAVSGILARGGTILGSSRLERDRLREACENASDMIHEFGIDALIPIGGEGTLTAARMLSDAGLPVVGVPKTIDNDISSTDRTFGFDTAVGVATEAMDRLKTTAESHQRVMVVEVMGRHAGWIALESGMAAGAHGICLPERAFDPADLVKMVEERFARGKKFAVICVAEGAHPVDGSMDYGHGEIDKFGHERFQGIGTALAYELERRLGKEAKPVILGHVQRGGVPTAYDRVLATRFGWHAVEAAHRGEFGRMTSLRGTDIIMVPLAQAVTELKTVPKDRMEEAESVF, encoded by the coding sequence ATGCGCATCGGAGTTCTCACCGCCGGCGGCGACTGTCCGGGGCTGAACGCAGTGATCCGGTCGGTCGTGCACCGGGCGGTCGCACAGTACGACGACGAGGTGATCGGCTTCGAGGACGGCTACGCAGGCCTCCTTGACGGCCACTACCGCACCCTCGACCTCAACGCCGTCAGCGGCATCCTGGCCCGCGGCGGCACGATCCTCGGCTCCTCCCGCCTGGAGCGCGACCGGCTGCGCGAGGCCTGCGAGAACGCCTCCGACATGATCCACGAGTTCGGCATCGACGCGCTCATCCCGATCGGCGGCGAAGGCACGCTGACGGCCGCCCGGATGCTGTCGGACGCGGGGCTGCCGGTCGTGGGCGTGCCCAAGACGATCGACAACGACATCTCCTCGACCGACCGCACGTTCGGCTTCGACACGGCCGTCGGCGTCGCCACCGAGGCGATGGACCGGCTGAAGACCACCGCCGAGTCCCACCAGCGGGTCATGGTCGTCGAGGTCATGGGCCGGCACGCGGGCTGGATCGCCCTGGAGTCCGGCATGGCCGCCGGCGCCCACGGCATCTGCCTGCCCGAGCGGGCCTTCGACCCGGCCGACCTGGTCAAGATGGTCGAGGAGCGGTTCGCGCGCGGCAAGAAGTTCGCGGTGATCTGCGTCGCCGAGGGCGCGCACCCGGTGGACGGCTCGATGGACTACGGCCACGGCGAGATCGACAAGTTCGGCCACGAGCGGTTCCAGGGCATCGGGACGGCACTGGCGTACGAGCTGGAGCGCCGGCTCGGCAAGGAGGCCAAGCCGGTCATCCTCGGTCACGTCCAGCGCGGCGGCGTGCCGACGGCGTACGACCGCGTCCTCGCGACGCGCTTCGGCTGGCACGCGGTGGAGGCGGCTCACCGGGGCGAGTTCGGCCGCATGACGTCCCTGCGCGGCACGGACATCATCATGGTCCCCCTGGCCCAGGCGGTAACGGAACTGAAGACGGTCCCGAAGGACCGGATGGAAGAGGCGGAGTCGGTGTTCTAG
- a CDS encoding helix-turn-helix domain-containing protein — translation MPHRPHVPQPPPPTPPFDALAARRLRAALGMAPEHVAYGMRASFGLPYVTPDLVIAWEHGDATPTSSELVALAGVLWCAPGELVGAPRTLREHRVARGLAPEDVAHAVGVELVAYVRMEEAGEWRGTDRQSAALADVLELSLPDFVTVTGREARLAELLRGAVTTRWQGYVRQVGKVVPLHRRVIEEVLAEMHASYRGELVPTPVAGGFAGVAATASGDAGREFLERVVGVFWEMVGRG, via the coding sequence GTGCCGCACCGACCACACGTCCCGCAGCCCCCGCCCCCCACTCCCCCCTTCGACGCCCTCGCCGCCCGCCGCCTCCGCGCAGCCCTCGGCATGGCCCCCGAACACGTCGCCTACGGCATGCGCGCCTCGTTCGGGCTGCCGTACGTCACCCCCGACCTCGTGATCGCCTGGGAGCACGGGGACGCCACCCCCACCTCCTCCGAACTCGTCGCCCTCGCCGGCGTCCTGTGGTGCGCGCCCGGCGAACTCGTCGGCGCGCCGCGGACGTTGCGCGAGCACCGCGTGGCACGGGGGCTCGCGCCGGAGGACGTCGCACATGCAGTCGGGGTCGAACTGGTCGCGTACGTACGGATGGAGGAGGCGGGTGAGTGGCGCGGCACCGACCGGCAGTCGGCGGCGCTGGCCGACGTGCTGGAGCTGTCGCTGCCGGACTTCGTCACCGTGACGGGGCGGGAGGCGCGGCTCGCGGAGCTGTTGCGGGGGGCTGTCACTACGCGGTGGCAGGGGTATGTGCGGCAGGTGGGGAAGGTGGTGCCGCTGCATCGGCGGGTGATTGAGGAGGTGCTGGCGGAGATGCATGCGTCGTATCGGGGGGAGTTGGTGCCGACGCCGGTGGCTGGGGGGTTCGCGGGGGTGGCGGCGACGGCGTCCGGGGACGCGGGGCGGGAGTTTCTCGAGCGGGTGGTGGGGGTGTTCTGGGAGATGGTGGGGCGGGGGTAG
- a CDS encoding ATP-binding protein produces the protein MSDLLRAPAEIKYAEELDWLESVDDGPKPFSWRLSPKMVRLFILGSERADGLDREVTQKWFGDRSFVERSIVTLASDRGLLLIGDPGTGKSWLAELLSAAISRNSTLVVQGTAGTTEDHIKYSWNVSMVIAKGQSRESMIPSPIMTAMETGAIGRFEELTRSTSDVQDALISILSEKYISVPELGSDNDSDNIVFARPGFSVIATANSRDRGVNDLSSALKRRFNFVRIPVVTNKKSEAEIVRFRTEELLRRHRIELDVPPTLLDVLLRSFADLRASAAAAGSDDEKLESALSTAEQIGVLEDAILHSNFFGESALSARTLASSLVGSLARRAPEDLAILNKYLHGVVEPRSTEEGGSWPEFLEGGRDAIATLS, from the coding sequence ATGTCCGACCTGTTGCGCGCCCCCGCCGAGATCAAGTACGCCGAGGAGCTGGACTGGCTGGAGTCGGTCGACGACGGCCCCAAGCCGTTCTCCTGGCGGCTGTCGCCCAAGATGGTCCGCCTGTTCATCCTCGGTTCCGAGCGCGCCGACGGCCTGGACCGGGAGGTGACGCAGAAGTGGTTCGGCGACCGCAGCTTCGTCGAGCGGTCCATCGTGACGCTGGCCTCGGACCGCGGGCTGCTGCTGATCGGCGACCCCGGCACCGGCAAGAGCTGGCTGGCCGAGCTGCTGTCCGCGGCGATCTCCCGCAACTCCACGCTGGTGGTGCAGGGCACGGCCGGCACCACGGAGGACCACATCAAGTACTCGTGGAACGTCTCCATGGTGATCGCCAAGGGGCAGTCCCGGGAGTCGATGATCCCCTCCCCGATCATGACGGCGATGGAGACCGGCGCGATCGGCCGCTTCGAGGAGCTCACCCGCTCCACCAGTGACGTGCAGGACGCGCTCATCTCGATCCTGTCCGAGAAGTACATCTCGGTCCCCGAGCTGGGCAGTGACAACGACAGCGACAACATCGTCTTCGCCAGGCCCGGCTTCTCCGTCATCGCGACCGCCAACAGCCGCGACCGGGGCGTCAACGACCTGTCGTCCGCGCTCAAGCGCCGCTTCAACTTCGTCCGCATCCCGGTGGTGACCAACAAGAAGAGCGAGGCGGAGATCGTCCGCTTCCGCACCGAGGAGCTGCTGCGCCGGCACCGGATAGAGCTGGACGTGCCGCCCACGCTGCTGGACGTGCTGCTGCGCAGCTTCGCCGACCTGCGGGCCTCGGCCGCCGCGGCCGGCAGCGACGACGAGAAGCTGGAGTCGGCGCTGTCCACGGCCGAGCAGATCGGCGTGCTGGAGGACGCGATCCTGCACAGCAACTTCTTCGGCGAGAGCGCGCTGAGCGCCCGTACGCTCGCCTCCTCGCTGGTCGGGTCGCTGGCCCGGCGCGCGCCGGAGGACCTGGCCATCCTCAACAAGTACCTGCACGGCGTGGTCGAGCCGCGCAGCACGGAGGAGGGCGGCTCCTGGCCGGAGTTCCTCGAGGGCGGCCGCGACGCGATCGCGACCCTGTCGTGA
- a CDS encoding VWA domain-containing protein, with translation MTEPNETAGTTETAAVTEPTAVAGTTDAAEPVVGTTAPEAPEANPHETRRQVLYWRLLAQLFDPEEQPALESSSLAVVKDIGLPPALLDPKASVDSVVQRHPELADEFDRLMVPEPDNADAAEGDGGRDRAAEVRRAALVSKVLLNVFSAGSGTVTAGQLARWQADAGWLERALGCAPGGLRGGGGRPAGSSPGGVSPTGTGFGAPTPDLSTLIPAIGPELGAIEADLVKRMRLREVLADPRLASQLTPSMSLMEQLLRDKDNLSGVALANAKALIRRFVDEVAEVLRTQVEKATVGALDRSVPPKRVYRNLDLDRTIWKNLTNWDPEEERLYVDRLYYRHTARKTTPQRLIVVVDQSGSMVDSMVNCTILASIFAGLPKVDVHLIAYDTQALDLTPWVHDPFETLLRTNLGGGTDGTVAMALAQPKIAEPRNTVVVWISDFYEWQTEPLFESMAAIHRSGAKFIPVGSVTSSGRGSVNPWFRERFKDLGTPVLSGHIRKLVHELKAFLT, from the coding sequence ATGACCGAGCCGAACGAGACCGCCGGGACGACCGAAACCGCCGCCGTGACCGAACCCACCGCCGTGGCCGGCACCACCGACGCCGCTGAGCCCGTCGTCGGAACGACCGCCCCCGAAGCCCCGGAGGCGAACCCGCACGAGACCCGCCGTCAGGTGCTCTACTGGCGGCTGCTCGCCCAGCTGTTCGACCCCGAGGAGCAGCCCGCGCTGGAGTCGTCGAGCCTCGCCGTCGTCAAGGACATCGGGCTGCCGCCCGCGCTGCTCGACCCGAAGGCGTCCGTCGACTCGGTCGTGCAGCGCCACCCCGAACTGGCCGACGAGTTCGACCGGTTGATGGTGCCCGAGCCCGACAACGCCGACGCCGCCGAGGGCGACGGCGGGCGGGACCGGGCGGCCGAGGTGCGGCGCGCGGCGCTGGTGTCCAAGGTGCTGCTCAACGTCTTCTCCGCCGGCTCCGGGACGGTCACCGCCGGGCAGCTGGCGCGCTGGCAGGCCGACGCGGGCTGGCTGGAGCGCGCGCTGGGCTGCGCGCCCGGCGGACTGCGGGGCGGCGGCGGACGCCCGGCCGGATCGAGTCCGGGTGGCGTCAGCCCGACCGGCACCGGCTTCGGCGCCCCGACACCCGACCTGAGCACGCTCATTCCGGCCATCGGCCCGGAACTGGGCGCCATCGAGGCCGACCTCGTCAAGCGGATGCGGCTGCGCGAGGTGCTCGCCGACCCCAGGCTGGCCTCGCAGCTGACGCCGAGCATGTCGCTGATGGAGCAGCTCCTGCGGGACAAGGACAACCTGTCCGGCGTCGCCCTGGCCAACGCCAAGGCGCTGATCCGCCGCTTCGTCGACGAGGTCGCCGAGGTGCTGCGCACCCAGGTGGAGAAGGCCACGGTCGGCGCCCTGGACCGGTCGGTCCCGCCGAAGCGGGTCTACCGCAACCTGGACCTGGACCGCACGATCTGGAAGAACCTGACCAACTGGGACCCGGAGGAGGAGCGGCTCTACGTCGACCGCCTCTACTACCGGCACACCGCCCGCAAGACGACGCCGCAGCGGCTGATCGTGGTGGTGGACCAGTCGGGTTCGATGGTCGACTCCATGGTCAACTGCACCATCCTGGCGTCGATCTTCGCCGGGCTGCCCAAGGTCGACGTCCATCTGATCGCGTACGACACCCAGGCGCTCGATCTCACCCCCTGGGTGCACGACCCCTTCGAGACCCTGCTGCGCACCAACCTGGGCGGCGGGACGGACGGCACGGTCGCGATGGCGCTGGCCCAGCCGAAGATCGCGGAGCCGCGCAACACCGTCGTCGTCTGGATATCCGACTTCTACGAGTGGCAGACCGAGCCGCTGTTCGAGTCGATGGCCGCGATCCACCGTTCCGGGGCCAAGTTCATCCCGGTCGGCTCGGTGACCAGCTCGGGGCGCGGCAGCGTCAACCCGTGGTTCCGGGAGCGGTTCAAGGACCTGGGGACGCCGGTGCTCTCCGGTCACATCCGCAAGCTCGTGCACGAGCTGAAGGCGTTCCTGACCTGA
- a CDS encoding response regulator — protein MTGTAGVGGAEVIRVLVVEDDPVAADAHVMYVGRVPGFVAVGKAHTGAEARRALDRMPVDLLLLDLHLPDVHGLQLARSLRAAGHHADVIAVTSARDLAVVREGVSLGVVQYVLKPFTFATLRDRLVRYAEFHATVGEASGQDEVDRALAALRAPGPAALPKGLSGPTLERVTKTLREAAPEGLTAAGLAETVGISRITARRYLEHLVGAGRATRSPQYGQVGRPELIYRWTR, from the coding sequence GTGACGGGCACGGCTGGGGTCGGCGGGGCCGAGGTGATCCGGGTGCTGGTCGTGGAGGACGATCCCGTCGCGGCGGACGCGCATGTGATGTACGTCGGACGGGTGCCGGGGTTCGTCGCGGTCGGGAAGGCGCACACCGGTGCGGAGGCGCGGCGCGCGCTGGACCGGATGCCGGTGGATCTGCTCCTGCTCGACCTCCACCTGCCGGACGTGCACGGGTTGCAGCTCGCCCGCTCGCTGCGGGCGGCGGGGCACCATGCGGACGTCATAGCGGTGACCTCCGCGCGGGATCTGGCGGTGGTGCGGGAGGGGGTGTCGCTGGGGGTGGTGCAGTACGTGCTGAAACCGTTCACCTTCGCGACGCTGCGGGACCGGTTGGTGCGGTACGCGGAGTTCCACGCGACGGTGGGCGAGGCGAGCGGGCAGGACGAGGTGGACCGCGCGCTGGCCGCGCTGCGCGCGCCGGGGCCGGCGGCGCTGCCGAAGGGGTTGAGCGGTCCGACGCTGGAGCGCGTCACGAAGACGTTGCGGGAGGCGGCGCCGGAGGGGCTCACCGCGGCGGGGCTCGCGGAGACGGTGGGGATCTCGCGGATCACGGCGCGGCGATACCTGGAACACCTGGTCGGCGCGGGCCGCGCCACCCGAAGCCCCCAGTACGGCCAAGTGGGCCGCCCGGAACTCATCTACCGCTGGACGCGGTAA